AAGCAAGCATAGCAACGTAAAGTATATACTATATGGAAGTTGTAGTTAGGAGAACTATATTTCAAAGTGCAGGTAGTAGCTAGGGTAAACAGGACTTTGGAGACCGTCCAAAGGATTGAGTAGGCGATATTTGGTTTGAATTTAGAGCACCGAGGATAATTCCACGCTCCAGATGTGAGACATGCATGCGCTTCTTAGTTGAAGTTAGGTGGCAACGATTACCAACCCATATATTCATCTGTCGTGTGGAGTTAATCTAAGTTAGGTTTCCAAGCAAAGGATATTCTCGTCATAGTTCCTcttaataaaaaaagaatatatTGCTGCCTATAAGCTTCCAAGCTATATTTATTCCGTTACCATTCGGAACCGGAGCCAAGCAACGGCGACCAGTCAATCTCGAAACGCTTCTCTCGGCGAGTGCTAGCGGCCTATAAGTAGCGCGTCCCATGTCCTGGATAGGCCTCGCGAGCAAAACCAAATCCATCGACAAGCGCCGAATCATTTCACGTACAAGCCAtggtgaagaagccttccacccTCCCCAGGTCCTTTCtgtccctccgccgcctcctctggcGAAGCATCTCAGGGGGGCACTACCGCCGCAGCacgacggcgagggcggctcCAGCCGTTCCAGCACAGGAAAAGCTGAGAGACCGGACGGTGCTGGTCGATGTGGAGGGATGGCTCCTGAGGTCACCGCTCTCCACCTTCCCTTACTTCATGCTTGTCGCCATCGAGGCTGGCAGCTTCCTCCgtggccttctcctcctgctgaTGTATCCGGTCCTGCGCCTCCTGGCGCTCCTCAGCCTCGACCTATGTCTCAAGGCCATGGTCATGGTGTCCCTCTTCGGGTTGAGGGAGAAAGAGGTGGCCAGGATCTCCAAGGCAGTGCTGCCCAAGTACTTCCTGGAAGACGTGACCAACGAGGGGCTGGAGGCTTTTAATGACAAGGCGGGCAAGGTGGTCGCGGTGACCGCGTCATTTCCGAGGGTTATGGTGGAGGCTTTCCTCAAGGAGTACCTCGGCGTCCATGCCGTCGTCGGGCGGGAGGTCACGGTGGCAGCCGGCCATTACATTGGGCTCCTGGAGGAGGAGCACGCGGTCATGAAGAGGGTCGAAGCCTTCCTCGAGGAAATGGAGGAGATGAGGAGCAAGGGTGATGGAGCTGTGGGGCTTGTTCGGGCAGCCAGCTGGATGCACCATGTGATCTCTCGCTATTGCAAAGTGAGCTTATCTTTCTTACTCCTACGCTTTTTGGATATAGTATACTATTTGTTGAATCGCGAAAAGAAATATGCAAGAACAGTGCACAACCTTGTAACGAAGGATAAAAACAGAGCTCGCTCTAAAAAACGGTGACATTATATTAGGTGTGCTGTAGCTGAAAATGTTATTGTTTGCAATCTATTCATAACTTACTCTAGCTACATGGAATTGCATTAGTATATTAATTCCACCCGTTGCTTGAACTAATTTGCTTGTCCAGGTCATTTTTACCCGGAAAAATGTATGATATTTAGTTCCATGATAAATTTGGGTTCTATATTTTGAAGAATATAATATATATTACTTAAAACATAGCGGGTCTCGGACTGATTAATACATAAAAAACAATTTTATTGAAATTCATCGCAATTAAGTATTCTTAGGGCTCCTTGGGCTTCTTGCTGGGGGACCGCATgcagagccggagccggagccgcggagccATTTTTTTGGCTCCGCTATGCAGACCTAAaacggctccagctcctcccaAACGTGCCCAAAAGCGGCTCCGCGCTCGGTgccgtttggtgcggctccggctcctccgtgctCTGACAAGcgtgcggagccggagccggagccctccCAAAGGAGCCCTTAGTTACCTTAGTCTTTCTTTGTGAGTAGAGGTTTAGACCGGTATTGTGAAAAAAATTGATGGAATCTATAGCTTTAATAACGAGACAAATCATTAAACGAGGAACTTAAGAGAATGGATCACATACCAAGCAGCAAGAgatatagggcctgtttggtttgagttgcttatacataagcaacttaaaataaacaacttatttgcttatgaaaccaatcacCCTTGCTTATTGGATTGCTTATggggctgcttatttttagcacgtaaGCAACACAAGAGTTGCTTATGGGGACTAAAAGATGCACTTTACAGCTCTTGCCCTCATTGAATGTCTGGttgccctccctctctctcaatgATTAGGGGAAAATATGACAATATCCACCTCATTTAATGCTTataagcaagggtatccaaacagctgaactaaaaataagcaacttcaaATAAACAACTTTAAGTTGCATATTTTCATGCGGCACATAGATCAAGACTATGGTTAAATCTTCTCTCAGTACTATTCCTTGGTTAACACTACTGGCAAATTAACTTTGCATGCTGGCATGCAAAGTCCATCGCTTGGCCTCGCATGCAAATAGAATCAACGGCCCAACGCTGCTCACGCTCGCGCTTGCCGCACGTAGGACACTCCCACGCTGGCGCTCGCCTGTGCTCACGCCCGCCGAGGAGACCATGCATGTCATCCGTAGCTGCATTGTCTCTTCCATGGAGTCAAGATACAAATGCGAACATGTTTTTCCAACGATTTACGAAAATCAAATAAGACACCTAAtaaaaaacggagggagtattatgaTGTGAACGACAACAAATTGTGACTTGGACTTCGGCCATTTGTTAATTACTCCtaccgttccaaattgtaggtcgttttgatatatttctaggtgcatattGTTGgctatgcacatagatatagtctatgtctagatgtataataatagaGGGAGCACAAGTTATCTTATCAAGAAATCATAACTTTAATTAGCACAATATGAAAAGTAGAAAACAGTCTTAACAGTGTGAAATGCCCATAGAAGTATGGCTGATCCACCAATCAGTAAACTGCAGTGCCTGCTTTTACACGCACCCACCCCATCTTTGCACTCATTGTACGTACTCTCACCCCAATTTTAGGGGTAGACTTGGGTTCGGTGCAACCGTACTGTCGGGATGTTGAACGTATGCTTGTGTTATTTTTAATTCCGATGTATCTTTTATGACAGCAAGCATGGCAACGTAAAGTATATactatatgaaagttgtagttaGGAGAACTATATTTCAAATTAAAGTGCAGGTAGCTAGGGTAAACAGGACTTTGGAGACGGCTTGTCCAAAGGATTGAGTAGGCGATATTTTGTTTGAACTTAGAGCACCGAGGATAATTCCACGCTCCACATGTGAGACATGCATGCGCTTCTTAGTTGAAGTTAGGTGGCAACGATTACCAACCTATATATTCATCTGTCGTGTGGAGTTAACCTAAGTTAGGTTTTGAAGCAAAGGATATTCTCGTCATATTTCCTCTCAATAAAAAAAGGATATATTGCTGCCACACCTGGAATATTTTAGCGTCATTCGCAGGTTAACAAATTGCAGCTCTTAGGTGCTACACAGTGCACTAACTCTATACAATCTGGATACAGGAGACCTATGTCCTAAGCGAAGCCGACAAGAAGGCGTGGCAGCTACTGCCGAGGGACAAGTACCCCAAAAAGTTGGTCTTCCACGACGGCCGCCTCGCCTTCAGGCCGACCTTCTTCGCGGCGGTCGCCATGTACACCTACCTTCCCTGGGGAATCTTCCTTGCCGTCTTTCGCAGCCTCGCATTCGCAGTGCTCCCCTACCGCGTCTCTGTCCcgctcgccgcggccaccgGCATGCGCTCCCGCCTGGTCGCCGCCCCATCGCTGAACGCCACAGAGAAGCACCAGGCAGGAGGGCGCCTCTACGTCTGCAACCACCGCACCCTCCTCGACCCGATCACCGTTGCCGCCGGTCTGAACAAGCCCGTGACCGCCGTCACGTACAGCGTGAGCCTAGTCTCCGAGCTGATCGCGCCCATCCGCACGGCGCGGCTGACGAGGAACCGGGACAAGGACCGCCGGCGCATGGAGGCGCTGTTGGAGCGCGGCGACCTCGTGGTTTGCCCCGAGGGCACGACATGCCGCGAGCCCTACCTGCTCCGGTTCAGCCCTCTGTTCGCCGAGCTCACCGGCGAGGTGACCCCCGTCGCGCTCGAGACCCGCGTCGACATGTTCTACGGCACGTCGACCAAGCCCGGGGCCAAGTGGCTGGACCCGTTCTACTTCATGATGAACTCGCGGCCGGAGTATCGCGTCGAGTTCCTGGAGCGCGTGACCACCGCTCCGGCAGAAGGCGAGGAAATCGGGCAAGGCCACAGCATCGAGGCGGCGAACCGGGTGCAGCGCGTGCTTGGAGAGGCGCTAGGATTCGAGCTCACCGAGCTGACGAGGAAGCACAAGTACGAGATGCTGGCTGGTACTGATGGTGTCGTGACAGATGGCACAAAGAAGTAGGTGTGTTCATTACCGGGAATATGCATGTTTCATTGTGCAACTCTTAACGTGTATCGTAAGTGTTGaattctttatttattttttcagcCTAAAACATGAGTCAGTGTTATGTGGATACATACACACTTTCTTTTAGTTTCTATGTGTGAAAATTCTTGTACATgttgaaaataaaaaagaaaaatattgcaaaTGTAGTTTGGAACCACACTCACGCGAGCAGTTTTACCATGTTGATGGAAAAAAGCTAGTTGACGACCGGTCGTGCACCAGCGCTAAAGCGTGATTGCGTGGGAAGGGTCTGGCCTAGCTTATTAGCCTCACACGCGCGGTTAGGAAACGCCCATAAAACTGACCACGTGGGCCACGGAGAGCAGATGACCAAAGGCTGAAGGGCCATAATTAGTTGGTccgaggagggagggagtaggCCATGGATAGAACTATATATTATATCTGTACTGCTAGTTTTTTTGTTGTTTCACAGCTTTAAAATGTGACAACTTATTCATTTTCAATTCTGATCGCACCACTATCTTCCTCACAATAAGATCTTCAAAACTAGTTCCATGATGTATATATTttgaaatagttttcatgcAGTAGCAACTTATGTGGAATGTATAGTAGCTCATTATATATTAAACGTGTAGCGACTTATGTGTAAACCTACCGACAAATATATACATAGATTGCTACCGGAACATTTATTATATAACATTTTTATATGTATAGAGTACTGCCAAATTGTATTACATAAGTTCCTGAATTGTCTCTACATAAGTTTTTTATGGTGTCTACACACAAGTTGTTGCCCATTCTTTCATATAATTTGATACATTTATCTCTACATAAATTTGCTACTCACGAGCAGACATGCAATATATGTTTCTACATAGTCCTTATATAAGTTTGATACATTGCTTCTACATGAAGTTGTTACATTGTATCTATGAAAGTTGTCTCTTGATCTGTACATAAATTTTCATACCTAAGTTGTTATGTAATTGTACATAAGTTGCTACGTACAATCAATATAAGTTTCCTGTTACATAAAATGGTTCAAAACATGTCGAATATAGATCTTATTTTGTAGATCTCGATGTAAGGAACACTATGGTTTAAACGGATTTGAAAACGGTCATTTCATGTGAGAGTTACGAGCGATCAAAGAAAATAAACCAAAGTATCCTGGATGACATCACCCATGATGTAGTTAGAAAGGGACAGGTGTTGTTTCTTTCAAACCATCTTCCTATGGAGAAAGCACTTGATTGGTTGTTGGACAGTTAAAATATGTTGCAGAAGTTCATAGAGAGTCGCGCGATTGTTTGTCCCCATGACGGGTCGCGCTTTAACGCGGTCCATGTTGATGGTCAGATATATATCTGGGGGCAATGTTGCCACCTTGTATTCTATTTCTTTTGTTTGGTCATAAGTATACAATTATGTTCTTTGGTTAtatatttttagatttttttggGGGGATATCTACATGTTATGGATGTTGGACCTTTTAACGATCACAGAATAAATCCGCTAGCATACGGATGCTGATGTAGCTTTCACCCGGGAGTATTCCAAGGTTATTGAATCCACAGAGAACGTGTGTGCACTATATAAGGATCAGGTTCGTCCAAGGACAACAAGTGATAATGTGagcgagggtagagaggattcctaaggatGAAGGTCC
This sequence is a window from Setaria italica strain Yugu1 chromosome III, Setaria_italica_v2.0, whole genome shotgun sequence. Protein-coding genes within it:
- the LOC101774968 gene encoding probable glycerol-3-phosphate acyltransferase 3, translating into MVKKPSTLPRSFLSLRRLLWRSISGGHYRRSTTARAAPAVPAQEKLRDRTVLVDVEGWLLRSPLSTFPYFMLVAIEAGSFLRGLLLLLMYPVLRLLALLSLDLCLKAMVMVSLFGLREKEVARISKAVLPKYFLEDVTNEGLEAFNDKAGKVVAVTASFPRVMVEAFLKEYLGVHAVVGREVTVAAGHYIGLLEEEHAVMKRVEAFLEEMEEMRSKGDGAVGLVRAASWMHHVISRYCKETYVLSEADKKAWQLLPRDKYPKKLVFHDGRLAFRPTFFAAVAMYTYLPWGIFLAVFRSLAFAVLPYRVSVPLAAATGMRSRLVAAPSLNATEKHQAGGRLYVCNHRTLLDPITVAAGLNKPVTAVTYSVSLVSELIAPIRTARLTRNRDKDRRRMEALLERGDLVVCPEGTTCREPYLLRFSPLFAELTGEVTPVALETRVDMFYGTSTKPGAKWLDPFYFMMNSRPEYRVEFLERVTTAPAEGEEIGQGHSIEAANRVQRVLGEALGFELTELTRKHKYEMLAGTDGVVTDGTKK